Part of the Acidimicrobiales bacterium genome, TGAGTCGCCGCGACGACGGCGTCCATCTCAGCGACTCCGGTCTCGTCGAGATCATCCCCTGGCTGCTCGACCAGATCATCCCCTCCCCCTGACCCGCCACACTGACCCGCCACACCGACCCGTCATCGGGGGGACCAGGCGCCGGTGCGGTGGTGGTACTCCCGGGCGGCATCGGTCATCCAGTCGGCGCGCCCGGCGCGGGCCGCGCTCGACGAGATCTCGAGCAGGTCCTCGGCCACGGGCAGCCGGTACTCGTCGGGGATGTCGTGGGGTGGACGCGGGGCCAGCGCGAGGCGGGGGAGTCGGGCGACCACCGCGTCGCGTTCGGCGGGATCGTGGTCGTACCAGGCCGGGTCGTTGACCTGGGCCCACTTGTCGGCGCCCATGACCACGACGTCGTAGCCGACGGCGATGTCGGCGACGAGTTGTGCCTCGGTGACGATCAGCTCCAGCCCCTCCACATCGGCGATCGAGGCCCGGATCACCTCGAGACGGTCGTCGAATCTGGGTAGGTCGACGGCCGCCTTTCCGAGCGGGACGGTCGAAACGGCGAGGTCGACACGGGTGAGACCGTGCGTCTCCCGCGCCGCGACGGCGATCTCGAGATGCGCCCGGGTCGGCGGATTGAATGACCCGGGGTAGACGCCGATGCGACTCATCGATTGCAAACCTCCGCGAATCGATGTTGTCATGCGCCGACGGAGTGGTCATACTCGTCGAGTGGACACCGCGCTCGCCCTCGACCTCGTAGTAGGCCTCGGCTAGCGCACGTTCGCGATCGAATTTCTTCGACAATCGTGCGCCTCGACCTCCCAGAAGGGAGGTCGTTTCGTTTTTTCGGCCCATACTTCTCTGTCCCTTTCCGGGGCACCGCAATCCAGTGAGAGTCCAATGAGCGACAACCAACAGATGCCCGGCGGCGAAGCACTCGTCAAGAGCCTCGAACACGAGGGTGTCGACATGGTCTTCGGCTACCCCGGCGGCGCCATCCTCCCGGTCTACGACCCGATCATCGATAGCTCGATCCGCCACATCCTCGTGCGCCACGAACAGGGCGCCGGTCACATGGCCGAGGGATACGCCCACGCCACCGGGCGCCCCGGCGTCGCGATGGTCACCTCCGGACCCGGCGCGACCAACATCGTGACGCCCCTCGCCGACGCGTTCCTCGACTCCGTCCCGATGGTCTGCATCACCGGCCAGGTGCCCTATGCCGCCATCGGGACCGATGCGTTCCAGGAGTGCGACACCACCGGCATCACCATGGCCGTGACGAAGCACAACTTCCTGGTGACCGAGGCGCAGGACATCCCGCGCATCATCCACGAGGCGTTCCACATCGCCACCACCGGACGCCCCGGGCCCGTGCTCGTCGACATCCCGAAGGACATCGTCGACCCGACGAATCCCCGATCGGCGATGAACTGGTACCAGGCCACCGATGCCGACATGGAGCTTCCCGGCTACCAGCCCGTGACCGAGGGCGATCGCGAGCTGATCCGTCAGGCTGCGGAGCTCATCCGCGACGCCGAGCGCCCCGTCCTCTACGTCGGCGGCGGCGTGCTCAAGGCCCGCGCGGCCGACGCCCTCCGCGAGCTCGCCGAGATGGTCCAGATCCCGGTCGTGACCACGCTCATGGCCCGTGGCGCGTTCCCCGACAGCCACGAGCTGAACCTCGGCATGCCCGGCATGCACGGCAACTACAGCGCCGTCACCGCCATGCAGAAGAGCGACCTGTTGATCTCGCTCGGAGCCCGCTTCGACGACCGCGTCACCGGCAAGCTCGACGGCTTCGCCCCGACGGCCAAGATCATCCATGTCGACATCGATCCTGCCGAGCTGGGCAAGGTCCGATGGGCCAACGTCGGCATCCAGGGCGACTGTCGCCTGGTCATCGAGGGTCTGAACCACGCCCTCCGGGAGCTCGGCGGCGCCGAGGTCCAGGCCGACCGCAGCGCGTGGCGTTCGACCGTCTCGGGCTGGCAGGAGAAGTTCCCGCTGACCTACGAGCAGTCGGGACCCGGCGAGAAGCTCAAGCCGCAGTTCGTCATCGAGCAGCTGCGGGACGGCAACCCGAGCGACACGATCGTGGCGTCGGGTGTCGGCCAGCACCAGATGTACACGAGCCAGTGGTGGCAGTTCGACCATCCCTACACGTGGATCAACTCCGGTGGCCTCGGGACGATGGGCTTCTCGATTCCCGCGGCGATCGGCGCCAAGGCGGGTATGCCCGATCGTCGCGTGTGGGCCGTCGACGGCGACGGCTGTTTCCAGATGACGGCGCAGGAGCTGGTGACCGCATCGGTCGAGAACATCCCGATCAAGGTCGCCCTGCTCAACAACTCCTACCTGGGCATGGTCCGCCAGTGGCAGGAGATGTTCTACGACGAGCGCTACAGCGAGGTCTACCTCCAGGAGCGGGTGCCCGACTACGTCAAGTGGGCCGAGGCGATGGGATGCGCGGCGATCCGGGTCGAGGCGCCCGAAGAGGTCGGCCCGGCGATCGAGAAGGCCAACGAGATCAACGACCGCCCGGTCGTGGTCGAGTTCGTGACCGATGCCCGCGAAAACGTGTTCCCGATGGTTCCCGCCGGGGCGACCAATTCCGAGCTGCTCGTCGATCCGAGTCAGCAGCACCTGCTGGAGGGCGAGTCGTGAACGCCGACCGATTCCACACGATCGTCACCACTGTCGAGAACAAGCCGGGTGTGCTCGCTCGCGTGGCCGGGCTGTTCAGCCGTCGCGGCTTCAACATCGAGTCGCTGGCCGTGGCTCCGACCGACGACGACCGGTTCAGCCGGATCACCTTCACCGTCGATGTCGAATCGGCGCCGCTCGAGCAGGTGGTCAAGCAGCTCAACAAGCTGATCAACGTCGTCGAGATCCGCGAGCTCGCGCCGAGCGACGCCGTCTCCCGCGAGCTGATGCTGGTCACCGTGTCGGCCGATGCCGGACACCGCAAGGAACTCATGGAGCTCATCGAGGAGTGGCGGGCGTTCGTGCTTGCCGAGAACAGCGAGCAGCTCATGCTGTCGTTCTCGGCCCGCACCTCCCGGCTCGACGAGTTCGAGGAGTCTCTGCGACCCTTCGGGATCGCCGAGATCCAGCGCACCGGTCGAGTGGCCCTTCCCGCCCTCGACTGACTCAACCACCAACCAATCTCTCACCAGACAGAAAAGAAGGTTCCGCCGTGGCGAACATCTACTACGAGAAGGACGTCGACCGTTCCGCGATCGCCGACCGCAAGGTCGCGATCCTCGGCTACGGCTCGCAGGGGCACGCGCATGCCCTCAATCTGAAGGAGTCGGGCATCGACGTGCGCGTCGGTCTTCGCGAGGGCTCCGGCTCGGTGGCCAAGGCGGAGGCCGCAGGCCTGCGGGTGCTGTCGATCGCCGACGCGACCGCGGAAGCGGACGTCGTCATGATGCTGATGCCCGACACCGAGATGGCGGAGATCTACGAGGACCATGTCGCTCCCAACATGAACGCGGGTGACGCCCTGTTCTTCGCCCACGGCTTCAACATCCGCTTCGACCTGATCACGCCCGCCGACAACCTCGACGTGTGCATGGTCGCCCCCAAGGGCCCCGGGCACCTCGTGCGCCGTACCTACACCGAAGGCGGCGGTGTGCCCGCACTCATCGCCGTCGAGCAGGACGCGACCGGTGGGGCCAAGGCCCTCGCGCTGGCCTACGCCGATGCCATCGGCGGCGCTCGCGCCGGTGTGATCGAGACCACCTTCACCGAGGAGACCGAGACCGATCTGTTCGGTGAACAGGCTGTGCTGTGCGGTGGCACCACCCGTCTGGTGCAGTCGGGCTTCGAGACGCTGATCGAGGCCGGCTACCAGCCCGAGGTTGCGTATTTCGAGTGTCTCCACGAGCTCAAGCTGATCGTCGACCTCATGTACGAAGAGGGCATCGCCGGCATGCGCTACAGCGTGTCCGACACCGCCGAGTGGGGCGACCTCACGTCGGGGCCCCGTGTCATCGACGACAACGTCAAGGCCACCATGAAGCAGGTCCTGACCGAGATCCAGGACGGCACCTTCGCCGCCAACTGGGTCGCCGAGTCGCGCGCCGGTCGCGAGAAGTTCCACGCCCTCGAGCAGGCCGGCCACGATCACCCGATCGAGAAGGTCGGCAAGGAACTGCGCGCGATGATGCCGTGGATCTCCGCCGGCAAGCAGAGCGTGGCCGAGACCTCCGGCGGACAGGGCATGTAGCCGCCTGTTCCCGTCACGGGAACAGGCTGCGCAGGATCCACACGGAGATGATCAACGCAGTGGCGGCGATCGGACCGATGAACGCGAGTCCCAACGCCCAGGTCGCGCCGCGCACCCAGCTCGGTCGGTCGGCGAAGCGCCGCTGATAGAACGCGGCATCGAGCTCGGCGGCCTCGGTGTCGGGTGGGAGGTCATCGGTGAGCACGCGGCGCGCGTGGTCGGCGATCTCGTCGCGCACGACCAGTCGGAAGCCGCGTTCGGTGACGTGGTGCGGGGCGACCGAGTAGGCCGGGTCGCCGAGCACCACCGACTCGAGGCCGGCGTCGGTGAGCCGAGCCCGGCCGACATCGGCATCGAAGCGGGTGTCGTACTCGGCGACGACGGACCTTCCCGGGAGCGGACGCATGCCGAGAGTGTTCCACCGATCGGCCGCGAAACGAGTCGCGACCGTTGGATAGGGTGACACACATGGAACTCACCGTGGACGGCATCACCGAGGGCGAGCGGATTCCCACCCGCCATGCGTTCTGCGCAGGCGAGGAGATGGGCGACAACATCAGCCCGGCGCTGCGCTGGAGTGGCGTCCCCGCGGGGACGCAGTCGATCGCCATCACCTGCACCGATCCCGACGTGCCGAGCGACCCGACCGATGTGAACCAGGAGGGGCGCACGGTGCCGGCCGACCTGCCCCGCATCACCTTCGCCCACTGGCTCCTGGTCGATCTCCCGGCCGACACCACCGAGATCGCCGAAGCCGCGGAAGGCAGCGGCATCGTCGCCCGCGGCAAGCCCGTCGACGCTGGTGCGCTCGGCGGCGTCCGCGGTGCCAACGATTTCACGTCGTGGTTCGAGGGTGATGCCGAGATGGGTGGAACGTACGGCGGCTACGACGGCCCGTGCCCGCCCGGCAACGATTCGATCATGCATCACTACACGTTCACGGTGCACGCGCTCGACGTGGCGTCGCTCGGTCTCTCGCCCGGGTTCCGCCTGGCCGACTTCGAGGCCGCCGTCGCCGGCCACGTGCTCGACTCGGCCGTTGTGATGGGGCTCTATTCGCTCAATCCCGAAGTCGACTGACCATGGCCAACGCCATCGAGGTCACCGATCTCGTCAAGGCCTACGGCGCCAACCGGGCCGTCGACGGGGTCTCGTTCACGGTGGAGGAGGGAGAGGTCGTCGCGATCCTCGGTCCGAACGGCGCAGGTAAATCCACCACGGTCGAGATCCTGGAAGGTCACCGCGCTCGCAGTAGCGGTGAGGTACGCGTCCTCGGCGTCGATCCCGGAAACGCCGGTCCCGGCTTCCGGGACCGGCTCGGAATCGTCCTCCAGTCGGCCGGCGTCGACAAGGAACTCACGGTGCAGGAGGTACTCCACTTCTATCGAGTCGCCTACTCCCGCCCCCGAGACGTCGACGAGCTGATCGCCCTCGTCGAACTCGAGGAGAAGGCCGACGAGCGGGTGAGCACCCTCTCGGGCGGCCAGCAGCGACGCGTCGATCTCGCCCTCGGGCTCATCGGCGACCCCGACCTCATCTTCCTCGACGAGCCCACGACCGGCTTCGATCCCGCAGCCCGCCGGCGGAGCTGGGATCTGGTCCGCAACCTGACCGATCTCGGTCGCACGGTGGTCCTCACCACGCACTCGCTCGAGGAAGCCGAACAACTCGCCGACCGGGTGATGGTCCTCGCGGCCGGTCGCATCGTCGCCGACGGCACCGCGGCCCGACTGCGGGCAGAGTTCGGCAAGGGCACGCGGATCTCGTTCGGCCTGCCTTCGGTCGACGAGCCGCTCAGCGGCCTGCTCGACCCGCTCCGCGGCACCAGCCGAGGACGAGATCGACGCATCGAGATCACCACCGACACCCCCACGGCTGACCTCGCCCACGTCACCGCCTGGGCCACGGCCCGCGGCATCGAGCTGGAGGGGCTGTCGGTGAGCTCCACCGACCTCGAAGACATCTATCTCGGTCTCGTCGGGGAGGATGCATGACGCGGTCGCTTCGACTTCTCGCCCACCAGGTCCGGGCCCAGAATCGCTTCTTCTGGCGGGTTCCGGTCGGTGCGTTCTTCACGCTCATGTTGCCGGTGATCATGCTCGTGTTGTTCGTGGCACTGTTCGGCAACGACCTGGGCGACACCGGCGGTCCGGACGACACAACGGCGGCCCAGTTCTACACACCGGCACTCGCGGTCTTCGCCGTCGGATCGGCCACCTACACCAACATCGCGATCAACATCTCGACCCGTCGTGAGGAGGGGATCCTTCGCCGGGTTCGGGGCACCCCGCTGCCGCCGTGGATCTACATCGCCGGCGTGATCCTCTCGGCCGTGTGGATCGCGCTCGTCTCCGCGACCGTGATGGTCGCGCTCGGTGTGGTGGCGTTCGACGTCAACATCGAGCTCGCCAAGTTCCCCGCCATGCTGCTGTCGTTCGCGGTGGGATCAGCCACCTTCGCCACCCTCGGGGTCGCCCTCTCGAGTGTGGCTCGGTCGTCGTCGGCCGCCTCGGCCCT contains:
- a CDS encoding acetolactate synthase large subunit is translated as MSLSGAPQSSESPMSDNQQMPGGEALVKSLEHEGVDMVFGYPGGAILPVYDPIIDSSIRHILVRHEQGAGHMAEGYAHATGRPGVAMVTSGPGATNIVTPLADAFLDSVPMVCITGQVPYAAIGTDAFQECDTTGITMAVTKHNFLVTEAQDIPRIIHEAFHIATTGRPGPVLVDIPKDIVDPTNPRSAMNWYQATDADMELPGYQPVTEGDRELIRQAAELIRDAERPVLYVGGGVLKARAADALRELAEMVQIPVVTTLMARGAFPDSHELNLGMPGMHGNYSAVTAMQKSDLLISLGARFDDRVTGKLDGFAPTAKIIHVDIDPAELGKVRWANVGIQGDCRLVIEGLNHALRELGGAEVQADRSAWRSTVSGWQEKFPLTYEQSGPGEKLKPQFVIEQLRDGNPSDTIVASGVGQHQMYTSQWWQFDHPYTWINSGGLGTMGFSIPAAIGAKAGMPDRRVWAVDGDGCFQMTAQELVTASVENIPIKVALLNNSYLGMVRQWQEMFYDERYSEVYLQERVPDYVKWAEAMGCAAIRVEAPEEVGPAIEKANEINDRPVVVEFVTDARENVFPMVPAGATNSELLVDPSQQHLLEGES
- the ilvN gene encoding acetolactate synthase small subunit, with amino-acid sequence MNADRFHTIVTTVENKPGVLARVAGLFSRRGFNIESLAVAPTDDDRFSRITFTVDVESAPLEQVVKQLNKLINVVEIRELAPSDAVSRELMLVTVSADAGHRKELMELIEEWRAFVLAENSEQLMLSFSARTSRLDEFEESLRPFGIAEIQRTGRVALPALD
- the ilvC gene encoding ketol-acid reductoisomerase, which translates into the protein MANIYYEKDVDRSAIADRKVAILGYGSQGHAHALNLKESGIDVRVGLREGSGSVAKAEAAGLRVLSIADATAEADVVMMLMPDTEMAEIYEDHVAPNMNAGDALFFAHGFNIRFDLITPADNLDVCMVAPKGPGHLVRRTYTEGGGVPALIAVEQDATGGAKALALAYADAIGGARAGVIETTFTEETETDLFGEQAVLCGGTTRLVQSGFETLIEAGYQPEVAYFECLHELKLIVDLMYEEGIAGMRYSVSDTAEWGDLTSGPRVIDDNVKATMKQVLTEIQDGTFAANWVAESRAGREKFHALEQAGHDHPIEKVGKELRAMMPWISAGKQSVAETSGGQGM
- a CDS encoding YbhB/YbcL family Raf kinase inhibitor-like protein; the protein is MELTVDGITEGERIPTRHAFCAGEEMGDNISPALRWSGVPAGTQSIAITCTDPDVPSDPTDVNQEGRTVPADLPRITFAHWLLVDLPADTTEIAEAAEGSGIVARGKPVDAGALGGVRGANDFTSWFEGDAEMGGTYGGYDGPCPPGNDSIMHHYTFTVHALDVASLGLSPGFRLADFEAAVAGHVLDSAVVMGLYSLNPEVD
- a CDS encoding ABC transporter ATP-binding protein translates to MANAIEVTDLVKAYGANRAVDGVSFTVEEGEVVAILGPNGAGKSTTVEILEGHRARSSGEVRVLGVDPGNAGPGFRDRLGIVLQSAGVDKELTVQEVLHFYRVAYSRPRDVDELIALVELEEKADERVSTLSGGQQRRVDLALGLIGDPDLIFLDEPTTGFDPAARRRSWDLVRNLTDLGRTVVLTTHSLEEAEQLADRVMVLAAGRIVADGTAARLRAEFGKGTRISFGLPSVDEPLSGLLDPLRGTSRGRDRRIEITTDTPTADLAHVTAWATARGIELEGLSVSSTDLEDIYLGLVGEDA
- a CDS encoding ABC transporter permease, whose product is MTRSLRLLAHQVRAQNRFFWRVPVGAFFTLMLPVIMLVLFVALFGNDLGDTGGPDDTTAAQFYTPALAVFAVGSATYTNIAINISTRREEGILRRVRGTPLPPWIYIAGVILSAVWIALVSATVMVALGVVAFDVNIELAKFPAMLLSFAVGSATFATLGVALSSVARSSSAASALANATILPMAFISNIFVNLGPTPPKWLRVAADILPLKHFGTSFSHAMEPWTEAPAILWDRLGVMVLWLVVGAVVAVRRFRWDPLPGATGRTARRGRAAVA